From Desulfuromonadaceae bacterium, the proteins below share one genomic window:
- a CDS encoding endonuclease MutS2: protein MSMTSFEVLEFSKLRTILAGFCLTPLGQGRVAQLAPLPDQAAIAEALAECAEMVAVLALYGRPPLGGCGDLQPTLVRARADGSCLRPDDLLGVRDSLRTAVALRRFFNDGDKSPRLTALATQLEGLKPLREDLDACFAEGGDIKDSASFELDKIRRKMIALRGRIRQTLDQLLSSDKLAPIFQERLITERNGRYVVPVKADFRGHLKGFVHDESASGQTLFIEPAGTLALNNELHHLQRAEQREIDRILLRLTTAVHDSEEALRRNQQLLAHLDLRSACGEFSRRAGCMTPQLATQPLLELKRARHPLLIFNPDCSLRSTPVIPVDLLLTAAGAALIISGPNTGGKTVALKTAGLLTLMVQAGLPIPCAAESRIYPFRRVFADIGDEQSIEEHVSTFSGHLVRLREILATADAETLVLLDEVGTGTDPAEGGALALATLDRLRELGARTIATTHLQMVKSYALLHDAVENAAVDFDAETLVPTYRLNYGVPGASSAFVIAARLGLPAALLDHAATYLHRDERESQHLLERLHALQKTLAEDVEETRKLRAAAQRERDKRHQLLTELEAQRREILAQAREQGQNAVHKAEKDLRSLLRNAATQTVAAAQRTELTNALRKIEDALPQPANRVPRGRKPRAVVTGERLLVSALNVEGVVVSISGEMVELSIGGKKIRQPLAALRQFEPRRFTGTTAPPRVQSRIERDIHATRLLLVGLRVDEALPRLERFLDDALQSGNSVVEIVHGAGEGILRKVVREQLSAHRSVTSFYAAPVEAGGNNITIAELSNG, encoded by the coding sequence ATGAGTATGACGAGCTTTGAAGTTCTGGAATTTTCCAAGCTGCGGACAATTCTGGCTGGCTTCTGTTTGACCCCCCTCGGGCAGGGACGGGTAGCGCAACTGGCACCGCTGCCCGATCAAGCGGCGATTGCAGAGGCGCTGGCGGAGTGCGCGGAGATGGTCGCAGTACTGGCACTCTACGGTCGCCCTCCTCTTGGTGGCTGCGGTGATCTACAGCCGACGTTGGTGCGTGCCCGGGCCGACGGCAGTTGTCTGCGCCCGGACGATCTGCTCGGCGTGCGCGACAGTTTGCGAACGGCGGTGGCACTGCGGCGCTTTTTTAACGACGGAGACAAAAGTCCGCGCTTGACGGCGTTAGCCACTCAACTTGAGGGGCTCAAACCGTTACGGGAAGACCTGGACGCGTGTTTTGCCGAGGGTGGGGACATTAAAGACAGCGCCTCTTTTGAACTGGACAAAATCCGGCGCAAGATGATTGCGCTACGGGGCCGGATCCGCCAGACCCTTGACCAGTTGCTGAGTTCGGACAAGCTGGCGCCAATCTTTCAGGAACGCCTGATTACCGAGCGTAACGGGCGTTATGTGGTACCGGTCAAAGCGGATTTTCGGGGGCACCTGAAAGGTTTTGTCCATGACGAGTCAGCGAGTGGTCAGACGCTGTTTATCGAACCGGCCGGAACGCTGGCGCTGAATAACGAATTACACCACCTGCAGCGCGCCGAACAGCGCGAAATTGACCGGATCCTGTTACGTTTGACCACCGCTGTACACGATTCAGAAGAGGCGCTGCGGCGTAACCAACAGTTGCTGGCGCACCTTGATCTGCGTAGTGCCTGCGGCGAATTTTCACGTCGGGCCGGGTGCATGACACCACAGCTGGCAACGCAACCGCTGCTTGAATTGAAGCGAGCGCGTCATCCCCTGCTGATTTTCAACCCCGACTGTTCGCTGCGGAGCACACCGGTTATTCCGGTCGATCTGCTGTTGACCGCTGCCGGGGCGGCGTTGATTATCAGCGGGCCAAATACCGGCGGGAAAACAGTAGCACTGAAAACGGCGGGGCTGCTGACTCTGATGGTGCAGGCCGGACTACCGATCCCCTGTGCGGCAGAGAGTCGCATCTACCCGTTCAGACGTGTTTTTGCCGATATCGGCGATGAACAGAGTATTGAAGAACACGTGTCGACCTTTTCCGGGCACTTGGTGCGCTTACGGGAAATCCTCGCTACCGCTGATGCCGAGACCTTGGTGCTGCTCGATGAAGTCGGCACCGGCACCGATCCGGCTGAAGGGGGGGCGTTGGCGCTGGCAACCCTCGATCGTCTGCGTGAATTGGGAGCGCGTACCATTGCCACCACACACTTGCAGATGGTCAAGAGTTACGCCCTGCTGCATGACGCCGTCGAAAACGCCGCCGTCGATTTCGATGCCGAGACGCTGGTCCCAACCTATCGATTGAATTACGGTGTTCCGGGCGCGAGCAGTGCTTTTGTGATTGCGGCGCGGCTGGGACTGCCAGCGGCACTACTCGATCACGCGGCAACCTATCTCCATCGCGATGAGCGCGAAAGTCAGCACTTGCTTGAGCGGTTACATGCCCTGCAAAAAACGCTGGCCGAGGATGTCGAGGAAACCCGCAAGTTGCGCGCGGCGGCACAACGGGAACGGGACAAACGGCACCAGTTGCTGACCGAACTGGAAGCACAACGACGAGAAATTTTGGCGCAAGCGCGCGAGCAGGGGCAGAACGCGGTCCACAAAGCGGAAAAGGATTTACGGTCCCTGTTGCGCAACGCCGCTACGCAGACGGTCGCTGCGGCGCAGCGGACCGAATTAACAAACGCCTTGCGCAAGATCGAAGACGCTCTGCCGCAACCAGCGAACCGTGTGCCACGGGGACGCAAGCCGCGCGCCGTGGTCACCGGTGAACGCCTGCTGGTTTCGGCGTTGAACGTCGAAGGTGTGGTGGTCAGCATCAGTGGAGAAATGGTCGAACTCTCGATAGGGGGTAAAAAGATACGCCAACCTTTAGCCGCGTTGCGCCAGTTTGAACCGCGACGTTTTACCGGCACCACCGCGCCACCGCGAGTGCAAAGCCGGATCGAACGCGATATTCACGCGACCCGGCTGCTGCTGGTCGGGCTGCGTGTCGACGAGGCGTTGCCGCGCCTGGAACGATTTCTGGACGATGCGTTGCAAAGTGGTAACAGCGTTGTTGAGATCGTTCACGGGGCGGGCGAAGGGATCCTGCGCAAGGTTGTGCGTGAGCAACTTTCCGCACATCGGAGTGTGACCTCTTTTTACGCGGCACCGGTCGAGGCGGGCGGCAATAATATCACAATTGCGGAGCTAAGCAACGGATGA
- the hisD gene encoding histidinol dehydrogenase, producing the protein MRILNFSDDDFARTFAIIEARGATAPTGVEETVKAIIAAVRQRGDAAVFELTARFDRLTVTAASVEVTAAEIEHACAQLEPQAYADLELAAARIGAYHRKQKQETWLSTDEEDVLVGQLVRPLDRVGIYVPGGKATYPSSVLMNAVPAKVAGVDEVIMVVPMPDGNVNPHVLAAARIAGVDRIFKIGGAQAIAALAYGTATIPRVDKITGPGNIYVATAKQLVFGQVDIDMIAGPSEILVINDGSGNPAHIAADLLSQAEHDELASSILITTDTALASAVQQEVEVQLRELSRETIARQSIDNYGAIIIARDLAEAVDFSNRLAPEHLELAVADPFGLLPRIRHAGAIFMGHYTPEAAGDYLAGPNHTLPTGGTARFFSPLSLDDFVKKSSIVSFSQAGLQRLGEPIIRIAALEGLEAHGKSVSIRLDEIVAVTDSASAEIVKKSLS; encoded by the coding sequence ATGCGCATTCTCAATTTCAGTGATGATGATTTCGCGCGCACTTTTGCAATCATTGAGGCGCGCGGCGCAACTGCGCCGACGGGCGTCGAAGAAACGGTCAAGGCGATCATCGCCGCTGTGCGACAGCGCGGTGACGCAGCGGTGTTTGAGCTGACCGCCAGGTTTGATCGGTTAACAGTGACCGCCGCCAGCGTCGAAGTGACTGCCGCCGAGATCGAACACGCTTGTGCGCAGCTTGAGCCGCAGGCCTACGCCGATCTGGAACTGGCCGCCGCGCGTATCGGTGCCTACCATCGCAAACAGAAGCAGGAAACCTGGCTCTCGACTGACGAAGAGGATGTGTTGGTCGGTCAACTGGTGCGTCCCCTCGACCGGGTCGGCATTTACGTCCCCGGCGGGAAAGCCACCTATCCCTCCTCGGTGCTGATGAATGCCGTCCCGGCCAAGGTCGCCGGGGTGGACGAAGTGATCATGGTGGTACCGATGCCGGACGGCAACGTCAATCCCCATGTGCTGGCGGCGGCGCGGATTGCTGGCGTCGATCGCATCTTCAAGATCGGTGGAGCGCAGGCCATCGCGGCGCTGGCCTACGGCACAGCGACGATCCCCCGGGTCGACAAGATCACCGGCCCGGGAAATATTTATGTCGCCACCGCCAAACAACTGGTTTTCGGGCAGGTCGATATCGACATGATCGCCGGCCCGAGCGAAATTCTGGTAATTAACGACGGCAGCGGCAATCCGGCGCATATCGCCGCCGATCTGTTGTCACAGGCGGAGCATGACGAGCTGGCTTCGTCAATCCTGATCACCACCGATACCGCGCTGGCAAGTGCGGTGCAGCAGGAGGTCGAAGTGCAACTCCGCGAATTGTCTCGCGAGACAATCGCCCGCCAGTCGATCGACAATTACGGGGCGATCATCATCGCGCGGGATCTGGCCGAGGCGGTTGATTTTTCCAATCGGCTGGCACCGGAACATCTTGAACTGGCGGTCGCCGATCCCTTTGGGCTGCTCCCCCGGATCCGTCATGCCGGGGCGATTTTCATGGGCCACTATACCCCCGAAGCCGCTGGTGATTATCTCGCCGGACCGAATCATACCTTGCCGACCGGTGGCACCGCACGCTTCTTTTCGCCGCTGTCCCTCGATGATTTCGTCAAGAAGTCGAGTATCGTTTCGTTCAGTCAGGCCGGTTTGCAGCGGCTCGGCGAGCCGATCATTCGCATCGCCGCGCTTGAAGGGCTGGAAGCGCACGGCAAGTCGGTGTCGATCCGGCTTGATGAAATAGTCGCTGTAACAGATTCTGCCTCAGCTGAAATTGTAAAAAAGAGTTTGAGCTAA
- the murA gene encoding UDP-N-acetylglucosamine 1-carboxyvinyltransferase translates to MDKIVIHGGRPLTGEVAISGAKNSALPLLFATLLASGIHRLRNVPQLRDIDTVEKLLTGFGAQIVADRNSLEIDAGAIASLEAPYELVRTMRASVLALGPLLARFGRARVSLPGGCAIGARPINLHLKGLEALGAEITLDHGYVEAKATQLRGAPIYLDMPSVGATENLLMTATLAQGETILENAACEPEIVDLANALRDMGAVIEGDGSDKIHIQGVDALAPLDYQVMPDRIEAGTFMIAAAITGGNILLRGCTLEHQDALVSKLHQAGVNVELVADGVRVRGPQQLEPVNIKTLPHPGFPTDMQAQFMALMSLAGGTSTITETVFENRFMHVCELQRMGANISIDGRCATVRGVRELLGAPVMATDLRASASLILAGLAADNTTEISRIYHLDRGYERIEEKLQGLGADIRRVAENKRLKNE, encoded by the coding sequence ATGGATAAAATAGTTATTCACGGCGGGCGGCCATTGACCGGGGAGGTGGCCATCAGCGGTGCAAAAAATTCTGCCTTGCCCCTGCTTTTCGCGACGTTGCTGGCCTCCGGCATCCATCGTCTGCGCAATGTGCCGCAGCTGCGCGATATCGATACCGTGGAGAAATTGCTGACCGGTTTCGGTGCCCAGATTGTCGCTGACCGGAACAGTCTGGAGATCGATGCCGGTGCGATTGCGAGCCTCGAAGCGCCGTACGAACTGGTACGGACAATGCGCGCCTCGGTGCTGGCGTTGGGCCCGTTGCTGGCCCGTTTCGGTCGAGCGCGGGTCAGTCTGCCGGGAGGATGCGCCATCGGTGCACGACCGATTAATCTGCACCTGAAGGGGCTGGAAGCCCTCGGCGCGGAAATCACCCTTGATCATGGCTATGTCGAGGCCAAGGCGACGCAACTGCGCGGAGCACCGATCTATCTTGACATGCCGTCGGTTGGCGCGACAGAAAATCTGCTGATGACGGCGACCCTCGCGCAGGGGGAAACGATCCTCGAAAATGCCGCGTGTGAGCCGGAGATTGTTGACCTGGCTAACGCACTGCGCGATATGGGCGCGGTGATCGAAGGGGATGGCAGTGATAAAATTCACATTCAGGGGGTCGATGCCCTGGCACCCCTCGATTATCAGGTGATGCCCGACCGGATTGAGGCGGGAACATTTATGATTGCCGCAGCGATCACCGGGGGCAATATCCTGCTGCGCGGCTGCACCCTGGAACATCAGGACGCGCTGGTCAGCAAGCTGCACCAGGCGGGGGTCAATGTCGAGCTGGTCGCAGACGGCGTAAGGGTGCGCGGACCGCAGCAGCTTGAGCCGGTCAATATCAAAACCTTGCCTCATCCCGGCTTTCCAACCGACATGCAGGCGCAGTTTATGGCACTGATGAGTTTGGCCGGGGGGACGAGCACAATTACCGAGACGGTGTTCGAAAATCGCTTCATGCACGTCTGCGAGCTGCAACGGATGGGAGCGAATATTTCCATCGATGGCCGCTGTGCGACGGTGCGCGGGGTGCGCGAACTGCTCGGTGCGCCGGTCATGGCGACCGATCTGCGTGCCAGCGCCAGCCTGATTCTGGCCGGGTTGGCAGCGGATAATACGACTGAAATTTCGCGTATCTATCATCTGGATCGCGGCTACGAACGGATCGAAGAAAAGTTGCAGGGCCTCGGTGCGGATATTCGCCGGGTCGCTGAAAATAAAAGGTTGAAAAATGAGTGA
- the hisG gene encoding ATP phosphoribosyltransferase, with amino-acid sequence MSDYITFALPKGRIMRDTMEMLAEIGVICPEFSEESRKLVFENSVDRYRFMAVRATDVPTYVEYGCADIGVVGKDTLLEQGKDLYEPLDLKFGYCRLVVAEPAELRKGDDPANWSNIRVATKYPHITERYFAAKGVQVELIKLYGSIELAPLVGLAERIVDLVSTGVTLRENGMVEVETIAEITTHLIVNRASLKTKHRRVLGIIEGLERVVGNETRISV; translated from the coding sequence ATGAGTGACTACATTACTTTTGCTCTGCCGAAGGGGCGGATCATGCGCGACACGATGGAGATGCTGGCGGAGATCGGCGTCATCTGTCCCGAGTTCAGTGAGGAAAGTCGCAAGCTGGTCTTTGAAAACAGTGTCGATAGATATCGTTTCATGGCGGTGCGCGCGACCGACGTGCCGACCTACGTTGAATATGGCTGCGCTGATATCGGCGTGGTCGGCAAGGATACCCTGCTGGAGCAGGGGAAAGATCTGTACGAGCCGCTCGATCTTAAATTCGGTTACTGCCGGTTGGTCGTTGCCGAACCGGCGGAACTGCGCAAGGGAGACGACCCGGCCAACTGGTCGAATATTCGTGTCGCGACCAAATATCCGCATATTACCGAACGCTACTTTGCCGCCAAAGGGGTGCAGGTTGAGCTGATCAAACTCTACGGCTCAATTGAACTGGCGCCGCTGGTCGGTCTGGCGGAACGGATTGTCGATCTGGTCTCGACCGGGGTGACGTTGCGCGAAAACGGCATGGTCGAGGTTGAGACGATTGCCGAGATCACCACCCACCTGATCGTCAACCGCGCCAGTCTCAAAACCAAACATCGCCGGGTGCTCGGAATTATCGAAGGGCTTGAAAGAGTCGTTGGCAACGAAACCCGCATTTCCGTTTAA
- a CDS encoding GatB/YqeY domain-containing protein, translating into MKLAMKAKAQLRLDTIRMMRTAIKNKEIETGGELSDSDVISVLSTLMKQRRESAQVFRDNDRVEMAEKEEAELLVIQEFLPAQLDANALRELVIQAIAASGATSLRDMGAVMKLVAPQTVGRADGRVVSEMVKAQLTS; encoded by the coding sequence ATGAAGTTGGCGATGAAGGCGAAAGCCCAGCTGCGACTCGATACCATTCGGATGATGCGGACTGCGATCAAGAACAAGGAAATCGAGACAGGCGGAGAACTGAGTGACAGCGATGTTATCAGCGTTCTTTCTACCCTGATGAAACAACGACGCGAGTCAGCGCAGGTTTTCCGTGACAACGACCGGGTTGAAATGGCGGAAAAGGAAGAAGCCGAGTTGCTCGTAATCCAGGAGTTTTTGCCGGCGCAACTCGACGCGAATGCGTTGCGGGAACTGGTTATTCAGGCGATTGCCGCCAGCGGTGCAACATCGCTGCGTGACATGGGGGCGGTGATGAAGCTGGTCGCACCCCAGACTGTCGGGCGGGCCGATGGCCGGGTGGTCAGCGAGATGGTCAAGGCACAACTGACATCCTGA
- a CDS encoding CvpA family protein, giving the protein MNLLDSGILVILAAFLAKGLLRGVLKEICSLLGLVGGALLAYHYHPPLAELVGELLALSPQMATAVAFVTIFSTAMLLFSVFGSVFSKLIRLLFLGGANRVLGGFFGLTQGVVLLAMVLYALTLKPAPQPVPEMLKASQLAPPFIELGGKMFAHGRSAVRNNALIKNT; this is encoded by the coding sequence GTGAATCTTCTCGATAGTGGCATTCTTGTGATCCTTGCGGCCTTTCTGGCCAAGGGGTTGTTACGTGGCGTGCTCAAGGAAATATGTTCTCTGCTCGGGCTGGTGGGAGGGGCACTGCTGGCTTATCATTATCATCCACCATTAGCAGAACTTGTCGGTGAGCTCCTCGCACTGTCACCCCAGATGGCAACTGCCGTGGCATTTGTGACGATTTTCAGCACTGCCATGCTGCTCTTTTCGGTTTTTGGTTCTGTTTTTTCAAAATTGATCAGACTCCTTTTTCTGGGGGGTGCCAATCGGGTTTTGGGCGGTTTTTTTGGGTTGACTCAAGGGGTGGTTCTGCTCGCGATGGTACTCTATGCCCTGACCCTCAAACCGGCACCACAACCGGTGCCAGAGATGCTGAAAGCGTCGCAACTGGCGCCACCCTTTATCGAGCTTGGGGGCAAGATGTTTGCCCATGGCCGAAGCGCCGTCAGAAATAACGCATTGATTAAAAATACATGA
- the hisB gene encoding imidazoleglycerol-phosphate dehydratase HisB — protein sequence MPRTATVTRETKETNISIGLKLDGSGLHHIETPVHFFNHMLAALARHGFFDLSVKASGDVEIDAHHTVEDLGIVLGEAFKQALGDKTGVKRFGRATMPMHEALASVIIDFSGRPFLVFNVDLPKAKVGEFDTELVEEFFVAFCNHSGANIHVNLAYGDNLHHIIEGIFKAFGRALDEATSIDPRISGVLSTKGKLE from the coding sequence ATGCCACGAACCGCAACAGTTACTCGCGAAACCAAAGAGACCAATATCAGTATCGGGTTGAAACTGGACGGTTCCGGTTTGCATCATATCGAGACCCCGGTGCATTTTTTCAATCACATGCTTGCAGCGCTGGCACGGCACGGCTTTTTTGATCTGTCGGTCAAGGCGAGCGGGGATGTCGAAATCGATGCCCATCACACCGTCGAAGATCTCGGCATCGTCCTCGGCGAGGCGTTCAAACAGGCGCTCGGCGACAAAACCGGGGTGAAGCGTTTCGGTCGGGCAACGATGCCGATGCATGAGGCGCTGGCCTCCGTCATTATCGATTTTTCGGGGCGTCCGTTTCTGGTCTTTAATGTTGATCTTCCCAAGGCCAAGGTTGGCGAGTTTGACACCGAACTGGTCGAGGAATTTTTTGTTGCGTTCTGCAATCACTCCGGGGCGAACATTCACGTCAACCTGGCTTACGGTGACAACCTGCACCACATCATCGAAGGGATTTTCAAGGCGTTTGGCCGGGCTCTCGACGAGGCAACCAGCATCGACCCGCGGATTAGCGGAGTATTGTCAACCAAGGGTAAGCTGGAATAG
- a CDS encoding phosphoribosyl-ATP diphosphatase — protein MSDEQSREDILAALYAVIQQRKAAASDDSYVASLYARGLDKILSKIGEEATEVAIAGKGGERGEVVYEMADLFFHCLVLLGYYDLQPETVCDELRRRFGLSGIAEKGARKK, from the coding sequence ATGAGCGATGAACAGAGTCGGGAAGATATCCTCGCCGCGCTATACGCGGTGATTCAGCAGCGCAAGGCGGCGGCAAGCGATGATTCCTACGTCGCCTCGTTGTATGCCAGGGGACTCGATAAAATTCTCAGTAAAATTGGTGAAGAAGCCACCGAGGTTGCGATTGCCGGGAAGGGCGGCGAACGCGGCGAAGTGGTTTACGAAATGGCAGACCTGTTTTTTCATTGTCTGGTGCTGCTGGGCTACTACGATCTGCAGCCGGAAACGGTGTGTGATGAGTTACGCCGCCGCTTTGGTCTCTCCGGAATCGCCGAAAAGGGTGCGCGAAAAAAATAG
- the hisF gene encoding imidazole glycerol phosphate synthase subunit HisF: MLTKRIIPCLDVKDGRVVKGVNFVGLRDAGDPVEAAEAYCAQGADELTFLDITASSDKRSIILDVVARTAERVFMPLTVGGGVREIADIRNLLNAGADKVSINTAAVQRPEFVREAAERFGSQCIVVAIDARRVKNSAPQAWEVYTHGGRNATGIDVLEWATRMESYGCGEILLTSMDCDGTRDGYDILLTRAVSDAVEIPVIASGGVGNLEHIREGLVEGGASAALAASIFHFREYTIGECKEYLLQHGVAARPVVSETK, encoded by the coding sequence ATGCTGACCAAACGAATTATCCCCTGCCTTGACGTCAAGGACGGCCGTGTCGTCAAGGGGGTCAACTTTGTCGGCCTGCGCGACGCCGGTGATCCGGTCGAGGCCGCTGAGGCGTATTGCGCCCAGGGGGCTGACGAGCTGACCTTTCTTGACATCACCGCCTCCAGTGACAAGCGCAGCATCATCCTCGACGTGGTGGCTCGGACTGCTGAGCGCGTTTTCATGCCGTTGACCGTCGGCGGCGGGGTACGCGAGATCGCCGATATCCGCAACCTGCTCAACGCCGGAGCGGACAAGGTGTCGATCAATACGGCGGCAGTGCAACGCCCCGAATTCGTTCGCGAGGCCGCCGAACGCTTTGGCTCCCAATGTATCGTGGTTGCCATCGATGCGCGCCGGGTGAAAAACTCCGCGCCGCAAGCCTGGGAGGTGTATACCCATGGCGGCCGTAACGCCACCGGGATTGATGTACTTGAGTGGGCAACACGGATGGAGAGCTACGGCTGTGGCGAGATCCTGCTGACGTCGATGGATTGCGATGGAACCAGGGATGGTTATGATATCCTGCTGACCCGCGCGGTCAGCGATGCGGTTGAAATCCCGGTAATCGCTTCGGGGGGAGTTGGCAACCTGGAGCATATTCGTGAAGGGTTGGTCGAGGGGGGCGCGAGTGCCGCCCTGGCAGCGAGCATCTTTCATTTTCGTGAATATACGATCGGTGAATGTAAGGAATATCTGCTCCAGCACGGTGTCGCGGCCCGCCCGGTTGTGAGTGAAACGAAATGA
- the hisA gene encoding 1-(5-phosphoribosyl)-5-[(5-phosphoribosylamino)methylideneamino]imidazole-4-carboxamide isomerase: MIILPAIDLKGGRCVRLEQGLMDKDTVYHDDPAAQACIWQEQGGELLHIVDLDGAFAGVPKNKAAIEAIVKAIDIPAELGGGIRDMATIEAYLKLGIKRVILGTIAKENPALVAAACRKFPGRIVVGIDAKDGLVAVRGWADVTTKRATDMAREMEGFGVEAIIYTDIARDGMMQGPNIAATRALAEAINIPVIASGGLSSLDDIRHLMAIESSGVSGVIAGKAIYSGAINLREAVALTREK, translated from the coding sequence GTGATTATTTTACCCGCGATCGATCTCAAGGGAGGGCGCTGCGTCCGCCTGGAGCAGGGGCTGATGGATAAAGATACCGTCTACCACGATGACCCGGCGGCTCAGGCGTGTATCTGGCAGGAGCAAGGGGGGGAGCTGCTCCATATCGTCGATCTCGACGGGGCGTTCGCCGGGGTGCCGAAGAACAAGGCGGCGATCGAAGCGATTGTCAAAGCGATCGATATTCCGGCTGAACTCGGCGGCGGCATTCGCGACATGGCGACGATTGAGGCTTACCTCAAACTCGGCATCAAGCGGGTCATTCTCGGCACCATCGCCAAGGAAAACCCGGCACTGGTCGCAGCTGCCTGCCGCAAGTTTCCCGGTCGGATCGTGGTCGGTATCGATGCCAAAGACGGTCTGGTGGCGGTGCGCGGCTGGGCCGACGTCACCACCAAACGGGCCACCGACATGGCCAGGGAGATGGAAGGGTTCGGCGTTGAGGCAATCATCTACACCGACATTGCCCGTGACGGCATGATGCAGGGGCCGAATATCGCGGCGACCAGGGCCTTGGCCGAAGCGATCAACATCCCGGTCATCGCCTCAGGGGGGCTGTCGAGCCTCGATGATATTCGCCACCTGATGGCGATCGAATCGTCCGGCGTCAGCGGGGTGATTGCCGGCAAGGCGATTTATTCCGGGGCGATTAATCTGCGCGAAGCCGTGGCGTTAACCAGGGAAAAATAA
- the hisH gene encoding imidazole glycerol phosphate synthase subunit HisH, translating to MITIIDYEMGNLRSVAKAFEKLGCAVRVSADPAAIATADKVVLPGVGAFRDCIHNLRAGGFVAPLLTHVAAGKPLLGICVGMQMLFDESEEFGCHQGLGLIPGKVVRFPARMVENGERLKVPHMGWNNIQLRRPSPLLNGVDDGSFVYFVHSYYCAAENPQDVAASCRYGAIDFCASLWRDNIMATQFHPEKSQTVGLKIFQNFGEL from the coding sequence ATGATCACGATTATTGATTACGAAATGGGGAACCTGCGCAGCGTCGCCAAGGCGTTCGAGAAACTGGGCTGCGCCGTACGCGTCAGTGCCGATCCCGCCGCTATCGCGACCGCCGACAAGGTGGTGCTCCCCGGCGTCGGGGCGTTTCGTGACTGCATTCATAATCTGCGCGCCGGTGGGTTCGTAGCTCCGCTGCTGACACATGTTGCGGCGGGGAAGCCGTTGCTCGGTATCTGTGTCGGCATGCAGATGCTTTTTGATGAAAGCGAGGAATTCGGCTGTCATCAGGGGCTGGGTCTGATCCCCGGCAAGGTGGTGCGTTTCCCGGCGCGGATGGTGGAAAACGGCGAACGACTCAAAGTGCCGCATATGGGATGGAATAATATTCAGCTCCGCCGCCCGTCCCCGCTGCTTAATGGGGTTGACGATGGCAGTTTCGTCTATTTTGTGCATTCCTATTATTGCGCGGCGGAAAATCCGCAGGATGTCGCCGCCAGTTGCCGTTACGGCGCAATCGATTTCTGCGCCTCGCTGTGGCGCGATAATATCATGGCGACCCAGTTTCATCCTGAAAAGAGCCAGACGGTTGGACTGAAAATTTTTCAGAATTTCGGAGAGTTATAA